ttctccctctcataatgggagagggagggtgttactgcgccgagttgattttttatttactcaCAAGAAATGCATTTAGTAATTCTCCAAATTTGCTTGAATTTCTACTGACATGTAAGATTAGTTTTGTCACATTAGATTAAGCTaaagtccattagctacacaGGTATGAATACTGAAATATAGGCCTGTGGTGTCTTAAGGATGTGTCAACTGGTGTGAAACATTTTATAGGCTAACGCGCCCCCCTGCAACACTGAGCTATATTTTAAATTGGCCttcattttatttcacaaacACTTCAAATAAATCTTGGAATGGCGAACATTATTTTGTTAATCCCACGATGAGGGAACAGGGGAATCATCATAGACTGAACCCCTATTGACCCACCCACATTTTTTGTCTTCCAACGCCCATCTGtgaaacacaaaacaaataagTCTCCTATTGCTTTTGTTTATTAACAATGGGTAGCTACCACAGTTAAATTGATTATGATAATGAGAGATCTATCAAATAATACTCACAGATAAGATGTTTCAGTTTTGCAGCATTGGTAACTTCAAAAGTTCAAGATGTGTCCATATTTCACCATTTGAATATGTGAAGCAAGTTTTACAactctgccatctagtggaacATGGTTATACTACAACATGACGGACTACCATAAGATGAAACTGGCATTAATTTCCTGTCTTACATGAATATCTGGTGTATGAAAGTCTATATTGCACACaaaaagttacaaaacaatatatgaACAGATGATGGTCTGACGTAAGCAGAATAAgacaatcaaatcaaatatatggtaaaaaatacaaatctgCTTGCATGTCTTTGGTTTGTTTTGCAGACTGAGATAGATGAGCTATATAGCAGGCCTTTGCCTTACATGATAACTTCATCCACAGTAAACGTTTTTTTAGGACCATTCAAAAGTAGCAGCACGTAATTTTGTCTCATTGTTGTGACAGCATTTAAATAGCACAGGCACCATTACATCTATAGTGATACTGCCTAACATATTCTCTCAAACTTTGGGGTAATGGCAGGACATCGATGCCCTGATATGTTGTACGACTACAGATAACCGCCCTGCACATGTGCTGTAGAGAAAAAGGAAAGTTCCTAGGTAGAGGGCGAGAAAGAAGGGGCTCAAAAAACAGACAGGCGGAAGGGTCGCTATAATGCTTGAGCAGGCCGGTGACACTCGAGTCTCTGTACATGCACGGGTCACGGCCATCAAAGCTAAAGCGCTTCCCGTTTTGCTCTATTCGAGCATGGAGGGAGCGACTGTAGCGCCTGAAGCTAACCGAGAAGAGGTATTCATCCTGAGCAGAGTCTCGGAGCAGAAATGTCCCCTCGGGTTGCCCCTCCAAAAGCTGCTCGGCTTCAAAACGGTCCAGGACGCCCCAGTAACAGGGGCTGTTGTTGATCTGAAGAAGATCAGGTACTAAGATATAATCAGTGTGGGAACAACACTGGCTGTCCCCGTGTAAAAAAGATGGATCCCAGTCATCCAAGCTAGAAGCTCCATTGGAACTGATCTCCTCCCAGGAAATAAGTGGTGGAGGAGAGGAAGTCGTACGGGGCCCTTTGGGTTCTGCTGCGATGCTTAAAGGAGGTTTGATCTGAGTGCCGTGTTTCTTGATCAGATGCCAACATTGAGCTATTTCGGACTTTGGGGAGAAGGGACACTTGTCCTCCATGAGCTCGGAAACGTGAATCTTTCGTTTGGACCAAAGAAGGACGGAGAACGGACGTGAAGAACCAGactggtgatgatgatgatggtggtggtgatgacTGCGAAGAGGAAGACACTGGCCGACAGCGTCCTGAAACTTCTGTCTCAGTGATCGACGAGTCATAGCTTTTCTGCAAGGTGAGTCCGATTCGGGTTCTCCCGGGATCGTGCAACTGCACTTTCTTTCCCTGCGTCTCCGGGGACAAGAGACCGAGCGCATGCTCTGATCCTCCATTCCCTCCCCTTCTTCCCCTTTGGGCGCTGTCTCGTGGCGGGACCCTCTTGAGCGTTTTTTGATGCTGCGGATGTAACTATCGGCACTCCAGCTCCGAAGATTCTTGGGACGTGTGTCCGAGTTTTTGGGCTTCCTTTCTGACATTGCTGCAGGTCCTTTATCAAGACAATTGCTGCACAGAATATGGAAATAAAATAAGATTGGGACGAACAATATATTGAATAATACAAcaatactaataaataataactcACATTGGGACTAGTTTACTGTTAACTgtgaactttaaaaaaaataaaggtacacgATGCAGTAAATCAATTTTTGGCTGTTTGCTTCAGCGAGGAACTAATAACAACCGAGGAACCCAAGGTTCTTTGTAGTGAAAAGGTTTTATAGACAATAAAATTAtaagaaaaatggttcttttaagaACCTTTTGACAGAATGCTTtattggggaaccaaaaatagGTCATACCTGTGACCTTAAAAaccttaaaatgttaaaaatgtttctgtataagttattttttaatttaatgttaaatggACTTCATATAATCAACAACAAGATTGACACCTACTCAACATAAAAAAGTGGAAATGTaaaccccccaaaaaacaatGGGTCcaattcactaagcatgcgtacgcacaaatttgttcgtAAAATGTGCATACGGACgttttaacttacaaatcatgattcaacaaaaacgtactaaaatttattttaaatgtattcaaAAACGTAAGAACAGATATATAACACAGATATATAGGGTTATTTTTCCTTGTTTATGATTATTGCGCACGTGTGGTCTAAGTTCTTACAAACGTAAACAGATGTtagaatacatttttgtacgaaagtttttgttgaatcatgatttgtaagttaaaatgtccaaaaaaatttgtgcgtacgcatgcttagtgaatgggGCCCATTTTTTCCCCTTAAAGTTTTTTGACATGAGTTGTATCTGATCATGCTGCCACATAAAATGATTTATGCAAGTAACATGAATACAAATCTGACTGCATAATCTccttaaaggcatagttcactcaaaattgAAAATGTTGTCATAATTTTTTCACTCTCAAATTGTTACAAactataatgtatacatttctttgttctgatgaacacgaaggaaaaTATGTAACCAAATCGATCGtaagccccatttacttccatagtaggaaaaagaatactatggaagtgaatggggcttatgaacattcctcaaaatatcttcctttgtgttcatcagaacaaagaaatttatacaggtttgtaacaacatgaaagtgagtaaatgatgacagcatttttatttttgtgtgaactatctctttaagagGTGCATGTATCATTTCACAAGAAGTGTGTAGGAAGAGTTTTGATAAGTACAGATAAGATGGATAAAACTAAAACTTACGAAATACGAAAATCTAAGCCAAAATTGACAATAATTTTGCAGCAACATGTAACAGTCTAGTATATCTATATAAACTAgcaactatatatatatatagcttatTATCcttgcatatttatttatttaatgaaagATATTCATGCATCGTACCTTCAAAATGTTCAGGAAAAATCTTAATCCTCACAAAGCAGTGGTCAGTTTTTCCATGTCTGAAGTTCGTGCATTGAGAGCTCAGCATGAACTGAATGGGGGGAGCTCATCTCTCCTATATAAAACCTCTCCAGTATCAATTCCTCTGAGGAATACATGCCCTTCACTGGACGGAAGAGTGTACTTTTGTCAATGGGCAGTTAACCCACGCTGTATCATATCCGACAATGAATTTGCtgtactaaaaaaaaatgacattgaGAATTTGAGATGGGTTTAAGCTATTATATCAGTCTACATATGCTGTATGCTCTTAAAGGaaaaatatgccaaaaaataaatattttgaaatgtatctACACTTTGACTTACCGTCAATGAATCAATGAGCTCTAAGATCTAATTAGTCAATAATAACGGACATCTATTTACGAGGGCAACCTTGTTAGGAAGGAAACGGGAAATGTCCTAGCAGACATTGAAAGCTTCGCTTCATTGATTTATTGATCAGTGTCCTTCTTTAACCTAAGAACTTCCGCCACAGAAGATTTGCCAGGCAGAAAAGCAATTTTTGACACCCATTCAGGTCCGTTCCCAATTTCCACCCGGAAAGTGTCAAATATCAAAAGTAGTATCAGAGGGATGTGCATCCGGTCTGCTAAATGGATTACAAATAAATTCAATAACTCATTACGGCTGTATGGTACGGTCATTAGGTGATGTCATTCTCAAGTTTTAATATATGCTACTCTCATTTTTTAATGTCGCGAGCATACTTTATAACAATGAATTATTTATTAGAGTAAGAATGTTATCATATTCAGGCTTGGTGGTGGGGGTGGATATCATAATTTAGAAACAGATCCGCTGTTGGgggcattaaagggatagtacacccaaaaatgaaaattcttaatttacttgctcatttctttgttctgaggaagatattttgcagaatgTTTTAACCAAATCGTTTCGTAAGCtacattcacttccatagtaggaaaaaatgatactatggaagtgaatggagcTTACGAaacgatttggttacaaacattcctcaaaatctctttttttatacaggtttgtaacaacatgaggataagtaaataatgacagaattttcatttttgggtgaactatccctttaaatgtgccTAATGTAATAAAAAGGAAGGGCAACCGCAAGGAAGGATTGTTCAGTGTCTATTGTatgtctttttattttattttgacctCTCTTGACGTGGGTCAACCAGGACAATCCAGGAAAGTGAGGGATAAAACGGTGATTTGTTAAAATGGTAGTGCAAATCAATATGTAACGGCATAAGTGATTTCAAGATCACATGATGGGTTGTTCAGGCTTGCACTGCATGTATAAATACTCAGATGTCTTTAAAAGATCAGATCAGAATGTTAACTgtgatttacatgcatttaaagAGAACCCTTTCTTACTGATCTTCATCTTTGAGAAGAGCAGCATCATTTGCCCTCTAACCTTTTCATTCTCCTCTGCGATTTCCCAGAATGCCACAGCTTCTGTCAAATACTAAATCTGGATTCTCCCCGACCACATGCACGCAAAACCAAAACACGTTGAGCTGGAAGAAGTAACAAGATCACACAACTGGGAGAACAAGCTCCTGTATGCAATACGTAGCATATCTGCAAGAAATCATTTCCGTGTGCATGAGGATGGTAACTCAGTATGCCCATTAACATGGCACAGTTTATCAAAGGAAGGGAACCATGGCAAATAGATCTCATATATGCCAGCTATTACCGTGCTATCGATCTGCTACATTGCAAAGCAACCAAGGATATGATGAATATTTTATTGGATCGTGTTGTCAAACTGTTACACACAGGGCCATACGAGCCTCGCCCATTTTACGAGCACCTTTCTTTTAGCGTACGTTCTCAACACCTCCCCAATGACTTGTTTATGGTAATGTAGAAGTTTAAGGCTTTTAGTAAACAGACTGGTAGGTCCTCAGGTTATAATGGCTCCATTGTCTGCACCGGTTCACAGAGCGTCTGGACGATAATATCGCATGACCATCGTTCAAGAATAGATGCACTGATGTTGGTTGAGAATGGTGGCTCTTTGAGTGATGGAAAGTCTGTAATTAAATCAACAGGAAGTCTCTGGCTCCATGGCTCTGGCGTTCATGTTCTCTCCATTGATCTGTATCTGTTTCTGGACAGCTGCTTTAACTGCTGGTGCAGCCGATGTGCCCTGCGCCCAGCTTTACTGTGATGGGGTGCCAATGTGGTTTTGGGAGAGTGTAGATTGCACCATACTTTTAGAATAAAACATACTATTGTGAAGTAtattgttaatgttttataagagatttaatattatacatatagtatatttaaaaatacatagTGTTAAAAAATTAAAGGGTTGAATGGcctttaaatgtttgtaattaatTGGCAACATTAATTAAAAGCAGTTTGTCCATGCATAAATTATAAGGTTCTTATAGAGCTGTTTTATGCATAGCCTACTGTGCAAAAAATAGTTACATACATGGCATTACAATACATCAATGATTATGAATAGGCCATCGATATTACAATGCTCAATGTCTGTAAAtgtaatcttttacattaaaaaaatatgaaaagacCAATATCTGCTGTCTCATTTTCTGCCTCTATGTAAAACCATTAGACAAGACAGGATTTCTGTGATTTGTATTATCCACTCAGTGTAATGATCCATGGCGTAGTCATGTGAACCAGTATATCAGCTTTCTGCAGGCATTTTTTGTGCTCTCAGCCTCCCAATTTCCCGCAAGCTTCATTCAATACCTGCTGTCTCCCTGCTTTCCTTTTCTGCTGTCTCCCTGCTTCCCTTTTCAAAGTTATTGAGCTTATTAAGGATGCCTTTTTAAGCCGTAATAGGAGATGCATTATAGAGATAACGTGTTGTCACAAGCGCTTTGTCTCTGATGCATCCTTATTTTATTAGATGTACGCACCTGATAGTTACACTGACATTTAACAcactataaaaataaagcattcTTGTTATATAATGGACTAAACTTTTACACAATACGCACACACATTACCACTGATGACAACCATTGCATTTATTAGGAAAGGGATGTATTCATGTAACATTACTGACTGCTCCAGGAATAAAATCACTGTTCtcttttaacaaacaaaactaAGTAATACAGTGGtctccaaactttttcagcgtgcagcCCCCCccaagaaaatttgtgacaaaaaactgttctaaaactcaacattttaattaaaaaaacattaaattatacaaaaaagtagtgctttttgttagtagccttatttttttaggtttaattacacagaattcatgataaattaatgtatttcataaaatgtcataaaactggggcccccctggcaccatctcgcggcacccagtttgaaaaccactgaatTAATACATCAAAACACAACTATATTCAACTGTATAATAACTTAgctattttaaattaaattatttctaataaaatatattaattgtATGTTATTTGTTAAAGATCGTGGTTACCATGGTAACTTTTGTAAGCGCGTGAACACGTGCATTAAATTTTTATCTGTCTTAACAGTCTCGTCAAATCTGATGAAAGCAATTGTTCGTATTCAACCGCAAAACGAAAACAAAAACGTATGAAACTTCAGAAGAACCAGTTTGTAATCTGGATATTTTCTTGCGAAACGATAATTTCTCCCAGACATCCGCAAACGTCAATCCATTGACCGAACCCaaaaggcttgttcgactttatgaggcgccgcaagaaccgacagccggatgacgtcaaagtaccgcgagaacgagaCGAAACTAGACTTCGTATGATTTCTctaatcgttctcgcggtactttgacgtcatccggctgtcgttTCTTGCGGCATCGCATGTTGTGCGTGCCACGTCATACTCCACGAATGCACATAGAGGGAGGAGACGAAGTCCCGCCCCATTTTTATCACTCTTCCCAACGATTGGTGTACGCTACTTACCTATGGCTATGATTGGATATCGTAAACGCCGTTCATTTTGATGCACCAATCAGAACAGACGGTGACTGGGTGAAAGGAGGGACCGGTCGTAATTCGGGTGGGGAAAATAATAACGCAGAAGGAAGTGTGTCATGCTGGAATATTGAGTATCCCTGTTACTGTATTCAGAGTTTCCAGGATCCattcaaacattttaaaagaagCGAAAGCAATCCATATTCACATGTCTCCGTAAGTAAATCattgttttaagtaaaactgATCTTAGTTATATGAATACTTTGATTGTAAGACTGATTAAGAGTAAACTGTACATATGGATTGCATTTGATGAATTAGAGCTTTATTGTAAATCGAGTTGGGTCTCAGAAAAAGAAATGGTAGCTTAAAATAAGGGTTGAACGTTTACTTTAAACGATTAAGAGTCCGGCACGTGCTAACTTTTATTCACTGTATTTTGACCTTTGTCGTTTAAATGTTGCTTGTATTAGGAACTGCTATAACTTGCTTTGATGTTATCTGTGTTATCTGATTTAGTACAGGGATACGAAACCTGAGTTGAACTGTGTATATTAATTTTGTTAGCCAATGTTAGTAATATACTACAGTTAATTTAGTCAGTATATGTACAAGGTGTGTCTTATATAAATGTAATGGTTTTTATAACAAATAGCATATACCATTAAAACTATTACAAAATTCCTTTATTTAATGTGTGTTTTGGGTGTTTTTCAGTAGAATATAATGGTGATCTATTGGTTCCCATCTGGCATCAATAGAACCCAACTATTACCAGTAGAGGCccaaaggggcggtttcccggacagggtttagtccaagactaggccttattcataatttaagaagtttttacaaacatgccttacaaaaaacactacaggtgtgcatcttgggacaaaaaatgtcactgatatatgttaaaattgaACAGGACAAGgtgattttaaattaaagcatctcaaacatgcattagtctgggactaggataagccctgtccgggaaatagAGTTTTCATTAAAACATCCATTATAACCctgtttctgtgatggtttcgATTACTTCATTGCAAGTTTCGTCATTTCGGGTACAGACCCCTACACCCAGGGCTGTAGGCTGGGCACAACTTTGACtttgaaatgtaaatgtttgGACAATCAAAGTCCAAATAAATTGTTGCCTGTAACACACATGTATTGATAGAAATGCTTCATCTCTGATAGTTGTATAAACTGATAATCCCTGATAAAGTTTTATAACTTTATTGTACATGCCTGTATTATTTCACGCCAGGACGTCTAGAATGTTGCTCGACGAGAGTCCGCTGTTTGATCCATCTCTTCTCCAAGAGCTGGACTGGAGCAGCAACACCGTCTCCTTCTCCCCCCAAATCTCCCCCTTGCAGCCTGGTGATTGTCTGGTGCTCCGACCCCTCTGTACTGCTGACCTAGACAGAGGTACAGGTTAACTTTTCAATCATGATCATAGTAGTTCAAAACATGGGCATATGTTTGACTTTTGCTTTTTTGCAGGCTTTTACAAAGTCTTATCACAGCTCACAGAAGCTGGAGATGTGACAGAAGAGCAGTTCAAAGGTATAGCACACCATTCTTCATTACTACTTGATTTAAAGGTGCGCTGTGTAAtgtttaaaaggatctcttgacagaaatgtaatataatatacataactgtaTTATCAGGGGGGTGTGAatgaattgtattgtttttattaccttagaataagcgGTTTTTATCTTCATGAAAGtcgctgccatgtttctacagtagccctaaatggacaaactgtactATAGAGCGCATTtcgtcctggccaggacgcgtccgggaagaatggcccctattcagatttataaaatacatagcTAACAACTCACTGTTTGTAATCGAGTCTTTTTGTACTTATTGACTTCAATATTTTGACTAACTAGATACGACATTCGACCACTCCATAAATGTAGGCGCGTTCACCATTTTAGAACGGTCCTGATGCATACGTCACTCACAGTTTTTCACTGTTTAGCCTTTGGTAGTACTAACTCAGtattacaattttttaaaaatacagtacatttttaATGTGGTGTTCGGTAACGCTTTCATCTCGGATTATTGTGTAAGCAGTTAAAATATTTGGGTTTA
This is a stretch of genomic DNA from Misgurnus anguillicaudatus chromosome 7, ASM2758022v2, whole genome shotgun sequence. It encodes these proteins:
- the socs4 gene encoding suppressor of cytokine signaling 4; translated protein: MSERKPKNSDTRPKNLRSWSADSYIRSIKKRSRGSRHETAPKGEEGEGMEDQSMRSVSCPRRRRERKCSCTIPGEPESDSPCRKAMTRRSLRQKFQDAVGQCLPLRSHHHHHHHHHQSGSSRPFSVLLWSKRKIHVSELMEDKCPFSPKSEIAQCWHLIKKHGTQIKPPLSIAAEPKGPRTTSSPPPLISWEEISSNGASSLDDWDPSFLHGDSQCCSHTDYILVPDLLQINNSPCYWGVLDRFEAEQLLEGQPEGTFLLRDSAQDEYLFSVSFRRYSRSLHARIEQNGKRFSFDGRDPCMYRDSSVTGLLKHYSDPSACLFFEPLLSRPLPRNFPFSLQHMCRAVICSRTTYQGIDVLPLPQSLREYVRQYHYRCNGACAI